AAGTGTGATTTTTACCCTACCATTCAGTACCTTTTGTATCTTCTACAGTGCGCTACTTTATATAGAGCGTTTCTTTCttttcaatacttttttatGGCGGCACAAACATCCGAACATCAATATTTTCAACGTCGATTGGCTGAATTTATTATGCTTCAGAAAAGTACGGCGACGTATTAGAactactatatacatgtaatgctaTTTTTAGTACGTACAACTTATCATCCTGAGCCTGAATTTGCTGCACATGTAATACCTTTAAATCTTATCTGAATTCTGATTCCGGAACATCTGCATTCCGGTTGATCCCCGACAGTATAAGTGTTAACGTGTTCTTTAAAACGTCGGTTAAATAAATAGTACACTTGTTTATTAGATCATAGTAAAGAACAAATAAAAGTGATTTTTAGTATCCGATCGTTTTAGCATCAATTAATATAACCTCTTCAAAATAAAGAACCGGTATTAATTTTGTTACtgtttaaatttaatgtttggGACAGCTATTAAGTAATTTAATGAAACAGTTTTGAATGTTTCATGTTTATCTGGCCGTTCCGTTGCAACTGGCGGAATAATATTCCCCTACGGAAGGGTAAAATGCAATTCGATATTCTGTCAATTGGCATATGGAAACAGTGATAGAGCATAAGgaccataatatatatacatgtgttcaCAACTTTGAACATGAACAATAAAATTATCTTCATATTATACCTATGATTTCCAATGATAAATATGCACATCACAATTTGTTATGTGTTTACTTGTGTTAACAGCGTATTCGGTATTGGGGTTACAAGTAACAAATCTGCTGCTGGCTAAAGACTCTTATGGTACTTTACAAGATTGAACAAATATCACCATAATCATTAGAATATCGATTAGAAAGTTTGTGACACTTTAATTAAAAGCAAAACAATCCGTTCACATCAGTGattcaataattttaattaatcatgATTAACATATATGTACGGGTAGATACTGTATATCTTTAGTGTATACATAGGAGTAATTAAACCAAACACCTGCATACGTTTTGGGATCCCTgtgagaaaaaataaaacagaatagCAGAATTATGCTATATAAATGTCGTTGGCATCGTTGATACTACATAGGAATATAACAGTTATCGGTTTATAAAATGTGATtgcaaatgttgggtaaaattgTTGGCAAAACGTTTATGGTAAAACCTGATCGAAGCGAAATAACAATAACAAGAATAAAAAGGCAATAGAAAGTGTAGATAACATGTCAGCAATTAAATAAAAGGTACTTATTTCTACCTGAACATTATACCACGTATGTAAAAAGTACCCGCTCAAGCTAAAGATAATTTGCTGATTTTACGGACGTTCTGACTTACCATGTATTTTTCACAGATGTAGTTTTTATGGCTGGCACAGCTCTGGTCGTCCCATCTGAAGTCTGCTCTGGCCCACAGCAGCATACAGTCCTGGTTGCCTTGATGGTTGTCAGGCTGTCCACGGTCCCAGTCGACACAGTCCCTGTTCACGGGGGTGTTGTACGCCTGCCATACCCAACTATGTTCATTTCTGATGTCATTTCCTCCAAGCCACCAATCAGTGTCTAGGTAACAttatcaatacaaatatatcatCCTCTCTTcatttgtgtatattttgattgatgGGATGGAAAGTCACTGGTTCGATGTATTCTTTTATAGTTTTCGACGAAACTCGATTTTAAATACCCCGTTTACATATTATTATCTATGCTGAATGATTGTGTGACTATGAATATGGTTTCATTGTAAAATTTGGTCCACGAGCATTGAATGCAGATCTTTCTGAACTACTTCACATAATTATCATGGTAGAATTATATATAGCAATCATTGTGTTTGCTTGTCATCAGCCTTTACAGCTAATATGGATGACCCATTTCTCAACAACAATACCACACAATAAAAATATCTCATGGACTAAGGTCATATTGTCGGATGAATTAGACCGGTTAATCAATCTATACAGTAATTATATCTGTTATCGAGTGTAATTCTTTAAACACATCCATGACACGTGACATGTGTTCAGATTCCCTTTCAACTTTCTGTTTGATAACAATATCTTAATGAACAAGATATGAATATAATAGTAGTATTTGTCTAATTATTTGGATCTACTTCAAACAATAGATAAAGAGACAACTCCTTATTAACTattaaattacaaataatatttaGGTATCATGCATCATCTTAattgaaaatagttttaaacGTTGTTGAAAGAGAGAATGCATTCATATTTATTCCATTTATCTGTTACATCAATTTTAGTTTTTAGGAATGTTTGTCTCATTACTATTACAAAGTACGCGTTTTTGACGATTGCTACTGTAAATATCCCTAGTGTAGAGCGGAAAACAAGTTTTACTGcaatgtgtttcttttaaatcCCCATATCATCGTGTCGAAAACCACTTGAGACTAGGTTTTCGATTATGGCCTCTAACTTATTACAGAATGTGAGAAAGAAGCAACTCACTGCTTCTCCTCTTGGCGTAGCTCTTGACCCAGTACATCTCCGCTCTTGTGTTGAAGGCAACCAGAGTTCCTCCCTTAGCGGCGCATGTAAACTGGAATTTTGcaacaaagacaaaaaatacCAACATTCATTAACGTCTGTTGTCGAATATGAAGTTATATTAGACagtatgattttatattaaattattctTTGTAACAGGGTTATTTCCTTGTATTATCAAAATGTGATTCATATGGATATAACGTCTGTCATGCTAAGTGACGGACGTTTAGATATGTTCTACATCTCCATGTTACCATACATGTTTATCTTATCtattgtttattacaatatacTTTATCATTCGATAATGCCGCTTATTGTCATTAGATGTATATACTTAAGGAATGATTtctattgtttgttgtttactggtgtgtaaactgcattttttgtacatatattttaaatgacgcgcgtcagcgcgtcatgttgagatatatgtacaaaaatgcagtttacacaccagtaaacaacaaacaataaaaattattccttatatttacatttcgattgaccatttcattcaaatcagtgtttaaataaaataaatctctGTTTTTCCAATGATATACGATCGTTGgaacagccggtcaattgatggaatcccggaacaaCTGGCTTCAATATGGtgggaaatgttgtcaaatttagagagtacacaaaatatagttccacattgactttatcttttttcatcccatttacacaatatttgttattttgttatttgcTGATATTTGATTTAAGATTTACATAGCATTCAAACATGCAATCTTTTGAAGATGTTTAATACAGAAACAATAggcctaaccggatgcgcattcacactacttgcggaagtcagtgttccgctgtgtgtattcttgcgcggcAACCACTTTATTTaagcaagtgtaaacgatttcgccgttggtaaggttatatagcaaagagaaaacggaaatgtaaatattagtatatatacataccgcTGCTTGGTACCATGACTGTTTATCTGTACTGAAGAAATAGCAATGGCTGCAGTATGGCACCCAGCCTCGTTCACATACCCAGGCAGAAACTGAAACATCAATGATTCATCTTCATGATAATCTACCACAATTAACAACTGGATAGTTCCCCATCACATTTTGAACAGCTGAACCATTAACTGTATCACACAAAGATAGTTTTACAAACAGAATAACGAATGTCAAAAAACAAGGAGACTTATCACACATAATAATTAAGCTGATTTCTATTTATTTGTCACAGTATATTGCACCTAATTTAAAATATACACATTATTAAAATTAACTACACCAACATTGCTGGATTCGAACAATGTATTTGATTGAAATTACCGAGATGTATTAAAGGGGAAACATAACACATCCGATATAGCAAAGGCATACCTTGTGAGATGGCGACCGTCCCGAAGAGGGCACATACAAGAAGAAGGTTCATGTTTGCAGCTGAAGCGGAGGATGGTCCGATTGTCGTCGAGCCTCGTTATATACAGATCCAGCAGTCCTACACAAACACCTGTCTCCGTCTTTTAATGCGGATTCGTTGGAAAAAATTATGTTTCCATCCGATCCAATGCACTCGATTTATGTTACCGGCTAATCCGTCTGTTAAGGAGGCGTAAAGCATGATGTTTATACACTTATGTCGTGTACTTCGTCTTTGATCTATCTTGATGTTATCGCATTTGATAAGTAATGaacacattttacatttttgtgttttttgtggtttttgttgttgtttttcgaTTGAGGTGTAACCGAGTCAAAAGGTAAATGACATACGGGGATTCCAAGATACATTTTTATCTCTGCCACAACATTTTATAACACACCTACTGAAAGCTCCAAATAGACCTACTTTTGTGTTGCTTTTCTGTACTGAGAATCGACACGTCATCTACATACCATAGTCACATAGTGTACATGAAAACAGTATTTTAGAAATTGGTTggaactttttttttacaatcgttgtataaaatatatttaaagatgctacaccgccgacagagacaatatttatcatttggacaataatttatgtttaatcgtatacatacaacataactgtgtataatatttacaatacaaGAATGAACGTATTATAATTTGATTCCCCTTTGTTGCATCGCCATCCGAACGTCATAGCATAGTGCCATAACAATGTGGGTTTTTTAGGATTGCAATTAAGTATGTTAATActtttaaggatgtacacctctgagaagtctaAATTtatcttgtattaaactttttttcctcctatagatttttggaaataggagttcataccataaaagaaaatggaagaaaaaacatatgcccatgtgctcgtttttgagctattgccACTCAAAGATGCCTAGTTGACAACATTGGATTTTATAGGAATTTAGTCGTTTTGACAAAATATACAAGATTAAAACCATAATTTCCCAAttaggtgtttgatatgtattgatgtttgtagaatttacttTCCAGTGGTCTTccttaaaatataccagttttaatatataagacccatatttttttctcagaataacaacatatgctacccctaccccttaattttgagctacaacatgcaccattttcagccattttcgccaaatttaaccctttatagaaaatgtCATGGTATTAAACCGTTAATATTTTGcgtatcaatagggaaagggttgtactttccaaatcaggcagaaaaacgGGGGTCCGTTTGCTTACTCTTTTGCCCCATtcgaatatttgttatttttcaaaacttaatagtgaaaaataaaagtgctcaaattaccaataaatgtaaaaataaagtaacaaagtgtatcatttcacatattaatgctcaatatctTAATTACCaggaacctagtaaagatttaaaGCAGAAATTACcacaatacagctaaaaatggtggcgcagtgatgatttaagtaaaaacaaattcagtaaaaaaattggtaaaattgtggctctactcaaagcgaaaaaagac
The DNA window shown above is from Argopecten irradians isolate NY chromosome 8, Ai_NY, whole genome shotgun sequence and carries:
- the LOC138329746 gene encoding perlucin-like protein is translated as MNLLLVCALFGTVAISQVSAWVCERGWVPYCSHCYFFSTDKQSWYQAAFTCAAKGGTLVAFNTRAEMYWVKSYAKRRSNTDWWLGGNDIRNEHSWVWQAYNTPVNRDCVDWDRGQPDNHQGNQDCMLLWARADFRWDDQSCASHKNYICEKYML